Sequence from the Vigna radiata var. radiata cultivar VC1973A unplaced genomic scaffold, Vradiata_ver6 scaffold_48, whole genome shotgun sequence genome:
GAAAGCAACTATGGTGTCCACTCCAGGCAGTTTGAGGTTGGTGTTTTGGACTGGTTTGCACGGTTGTGGGAATTGGAGAAAGATGAGTACTGGGGCTATATAACAAACTGTGGCACAGAGGGAAATCTCCATGGAATCCTTGTTGGGTTAGTCTCAGCTAGTTTTTGTGTATGTTGTTGAAATTAATATGCTGAATGTGGTACAATGATTGTTGCAGGAGAGAGGTTTTCCCAGATGGGATTTTATATGCCTCACAGGAGTCACATTATTCTGTTTTCAAAGCTGCTCGTATGTACAGAATGGAATGTGTGAAGATTGACACTCTTTGTTCTGGTGAGATTGATTGTGATGATTTCAAGGCCAAGCTTCTTTGTCACAGGGACAAACCAGCAATTGTGAATGTGAACATAGGCaattttctcctcttctctcaCTCACTCCCTTGTGCCTTCTCCTCTCGCCTTTCTTATTATGGCTCTTACACTCAAACATTGCAGGTACAACTGTGAAAGGAGCTGTGGATGACCTTGATCTGGTTATAAAGAAACTTGAGGAAGCAGGATTTTCACATGACAGGTTCTACATTCATTGTGATGGAGCTCTGTTTGGTCTCATGTTACCTTTTGTGAAACGTGTAAGCTTTGAAACAACATTAGTCCTTAACATCAAAACATCTATACATTTGATAActttaataatatcattatttaaatgcTCACCTAACTCTGATCCAGCTATTCCAATGGTGATTTCAGTATGAAAATATGCTTTAGTccatgattattattttaattagtcttaataaacattttgcACATGATGTCTATTTCTGTTTTATAACAATAGCGTGCGTGGcatacaaattaaaagaatCACTCTGGTGAGTATAACAAAAGCAATGATATCTGTAAGAGCTAATGTAAATGAAAAGGCAGGTTCTTTACAATGGTGATGTGTTGAATAGATAATTGGGTTGACGAATATTTTTGTCAGGCTCCAAAAGTTTCTTTCAAGAAGCCTATAGGGAGTGTGAGTGTTTCTGGGCACAAGTTCGTGGGGTGCCCAATGCCGTGTGGCGTGCAGATAACGCGATCGGAGCATGTGAAGGCTCTTTCGAGGAACGTGGAGTATCTTTCTTCGAGGGACGCGACGATCATGGGAAGCAGAAACGGACACGCACCCATATTCCTCTGGTACAATCTAAACATGAAAGGGTACAGAGGTTTTCAGAAAGAGGTGCAGAAGTGTTTG
This genomic interval carries:
- the LOC106752831 gene encoding serine decarboxylase, whose product is MAGSVDVLAPDSSINGTTKSLPEVLNSTAFISDHVALVAGENGISKVEAQNGTENGERKIVLGRNIHTMCLEISEPDIDDEVTGEREAYMASVLAKYKKTLTERTKYHLGYPYNLDFDYEALSQLQHFSINNLGDPFIESNYGVHSRQFEVGVLDWFARLWELEKDEYWGYITNCGTEGNLHGILVGREVFPDGILYASQESHYSVFKAARMYRMECVKIDTLCSGEIDCDDFKAKLLCHRDKPAIVNVNIGTTVKGAVDDLDLVIKKLEEAGFSHDRFYIHCDGALFGLMLPFVKRAPKVSFKKPIGSVSVSGHKFVGCPMPCGVQITRSEHVKALSRNVEYLSSRDATIMGSRNGHAPIFLWYNLNMKGYRGFQKEVQKCLRNAHYFKDRLMDAGIGAMLNELSSTVVFERPHDEEFVHRWQLACEGNIAHVVVMPNVTIEKLDDFLNELVQKRQEWFRDGKLQPYCIASAVGHKNCLCAIHS